A genomic region of Caulobacter sp. NIBR2454 contains the following coding sequences:
- a CDS encoding anhydro-N-acetylmuramic acid kinase, whose amino-acid sequence MKVLGFMTGTSLDAVDMAVLETDGEAITAFGPAGERKLSDATRELVLAATHDALKWERGTPEPESFAPAATAVAQEHFEAASSFIEEHGLAWTEFDLIGMHGQTVLHERPNEERIGRTVQLGDAQALADLTGVPVAFDFRTADVAAGGEGAPLAPIYHLARARAGGLEPPAAILNIGGVANVTLIDADGTMVGFDTGPGNGMIDLLMQERGAGRFDAGGKYASVGAVDEAALKAMLAHPYFEAPPPKSLDRYDFSLEPVEALRLEDAAATLVAFTAAGVAKGVAYAPVQPRALIVCGGGRHNPVLMKALEAALPMPVKTAEDLEWRGDSIEAEAFAYLAARTARDLPISFPGTTGVKAAMTGGRIVRPR is encoded by the coding sequence ATGAAGGTTCTCGGATTCATGACGGGCACGTCCCTGGACGCCGTGGATATGGCGGTGCTGGAGACGGACGGCGAGGCGATCACCGCCTTCGGGCCGGCGGGCGAGCGCAAGCTGAGCGACGCGACGCGCGAACTGGTGCTGGCTGCGACGCACGACGCCCTGAAGTGGGAGCGGGGAACGCCGGAGCCGGAAAGCTTCGCCCCCGCGGCGACGGCCGTGGCGCAGGAGCATTTCGAGGCGGCGTCGAGCTTCATCGAGGAACACGGCCTGGCCTGGACCGAGTTCGACCTGATCGGCATGCACGGCCAGACCGTGCTGCACGAGCGGCCCAATGAAGAGCGGATCGGCCGGACGGTGCAGCTGGGCGACGCCCAGGCGCTGGCGGATCTGACCGGCGTTCCGGTGGCGTTCGATTTCCGCACCGCCGACGTGGCGGCCGGCGGGGAGGGGGCGCCGCTGGCCCCGATCTATCATCTGGCGCGGGCCAGGGCCGGGGGGCTGGAGCCGCCGGCGGCGATCCTGAACATCGGCGGGGTGGCTAATGTGACCCTGATCGACGCCGACGGGACCATGGTGGGCTTCGACACGGGCCCGGGCAACGGGATGATCGACCTGCTGATGCAGGAGCGCGGGGCGGGGCGGTTCGACGCCGGCGGCAAGTACGCCAGCGTCGGGGCGGTGGATGAGGCGGCGCTGAAGGCGATGCTGGCACATCCGTATTTCGAGGCGCCGCCGCCCAAATCGCTGGATCGCTATGACTTCTCGCTGGAGCCGGTGGAGGCCCTGCGGCTGGAGGATGCGGCGGCGACGCTGGTGGCGTTCACCGCGGCGGGCGTGGCCAAGGGCGTTGCGTACGCGCCCGTGCAGCCCCGGGCGCTGATCGTCTGTGGCGGCGGACGGCATAACCCTGTGCTGATGAAGGCGCTGGAGGCGGCCCTGCCCATGCCGGTGAAGACCGCCGAGGATCTGGAGTGGCGCGGGGATTCCATAGAGGCCGAGGCCTTCGCCTATCTGGCGGCGCGGACGGCACGGGACCTGCCAATCAGCTTTCCGGGGACCACGGGCGTGAAGGCGGCCATGACCGGCGGACGGATCGTAAGGCCGCGCTGA
- a CDS encoding SH3 domain-containing protein has protein sequence MTAKTTMKTKTLAAVTAASIAATLAVSAAPTLASAQNLKPVIGCSAPGGKQEGGALIGAILGGVLGSNLAKNDRGTGTVIGAVGGAAAGSAIGCKMQEKRTANEYGGTYKSGGYKLASYVQPARFDGLNEMYVATSTVNVRAAPTTRAAKTTSLTRGQTFKAMAVADRGEWILVGRDGVGIGYVHADYVRPQNGGYRYASY, from the coding sequence ATGACCGCCAAGACCACGATGAAGACCAAGACCCTGGCCGCTGTGACGGCCGCCTCGATCGCCGCCACGCTGGCGGTCTCGGCCGCGCCGACCCTGGCGAGCGCCCAGAACCTGAAGCCGGTGATCGGCTGCTCGGCCCCCGGCGGCAAGCAGGAGGGCGGCGCCCTGATCGGCGCGATCCTGGGCGGCGTCCTGGGCAGCAACCTGGCCAAGAACGACCGCGGCACGGGCACCGTCATCGGCGCCGTGGGCGGCGCGGCGGCGGGTTCGGCCATCGGCTGCAAGATGCAGGAGAAGCGGACCGCCAACGAATACGGCGGCACGTACAAGAGCGGCGGCTACAAGCTGGCGTCCTACGTCCAGCCGGCGCGCTTCGACGGCCTGAACGAGATGTACGTGGCGACCTCGACGGTCAATGTCCGGGCCGCGCCGACCACCCGGGCGGCCAAGACCACCTCGCTGACGCGGGGCCAGACCTTCAAGGCCATGGCTGTCGCGGACCGGGGCGAGTGGATCCTGGTGGGTCGTGACGGCGTCGGCATCGGCTACGTCCACGCCGACTACGTCCGGCCGCAGAACGGTGGCTATCGTTACGCCAGCTACTAA